In the Piscinibacter sp. XHJ-5 genome, one interval contains:
- a CDS encoding NRDE family protein, with amino-acid sequence MCLVALAIDHSRRFPLVVAANRDEFFSRPAARLTWWTPEAGGPAVLSGRDLESGGTWMGLTAEGRLAMVTNVRDPSRNDKAAPSRGRIVPEWLGARERSDRFWMRSALCGYNGFNLLAFDFRLGECFWGSNVSGQTVRLDRGLHGLSNAGLNTPWPKVEALKRRLREAMAETDSVDALSLRLFEALADRSEAPDELLPGTGVPLDWERRLSAAFIRIPDRGYGTRCSTLIITERVSRHLVTHVFERSFSPTGVALLRRSMLKNWPPRYTTDETKVFTPSAQEVVSESEVPVDASQPAKRMRVRSLLKPEPAKKRRRAPAL; translated from the coding sequence ATGTGCCTCGTAGCGCTGGCCATCGACCACAGCCGCCGCTTTCCGCTCGTGGTGGCGGCCAATCGCGACGAGTTCTTCAGTCGTCCGGCGGCCCGGCTGACCTGGTGGACGCCCGAGGCCGGCGGCCCGGCCGTCCTGAGCGGGCGCGACCTCGAATCGGGCGGCACGTGGATGGGGCTCACCGCCGAAGGGCGGCTGGCCATGGTGACCAACGTGCGCGATCCCAGCCGCAACGACAAGGCCGCGCCCTCGCGCGGGCGGATCGTGCCGGAGTGGCTGGGTGCACGCGAGCGCAGCGACCGGTTCTGGATGCGCAGCGCGCTGTGCGGCTACAACGGCTTCAACCTGCTGGCCTTCGACTTCCGCCTGGGCGAGTGCTTCTGGGGCTCCAATGTCAGCGGACAGACCGTTCGACTGGACCGCGGCCTGCACGGCCTGTCCAACGCCGGGCTGAACACGCCGTGGCCCAAGGTCGAGGCGCTGAAGCGGCGCCTGCGCGAGGCGATGGCCGAAACCGACAGCGTCGATGCGCTGTCGCTGCGGCTGTTCGAGGCGCTGGCCGACCGCAGCGAAGCGCCCGACGAACTGCTGCCCGGCACCGGAGTGCCGCTCGACTGGGAGCGCCGCCTGTCGGCCGCCTTCATCCGCATCCCCGACCGCGGCTATGGCACGCGCTGCTCCACGCTGATCATCACCGAGCGCGTGTCGCGTCACCTGGTGACGCACGTCTTCGAGCGCAGCTTCAGCCCGACCGGCGTCGCGCTGCTGCGCCGCTCGATGCTGAAGAACTGGCCGCCGCGCTACACCACCGACGAGACCAAGGTGTTCACGCCCAGTGCGCAGGAGGTGGTGTCGGAGTCGGAAGTGCCCGTCGACGCTTCGCAGCCCGCGAAGCGAATGCGGGTGCGCAGCCTGCTGAAGCCCGAGCCCGCCAAGAAGCGGCGCCGCGCACCGGCGCTCTGA